The Triticum urartu cultivar G1812 chromosome 5, Tu2.1, whole genome shotgun sequence genome contains the following window.
CGGCGCCAGGCACGTCCACCGACAGCTTCTGGCCCTTGCGGCAGCGGCCCGGGGCGGCGCTGGTGAAGTAGGCCCGCCCGGGCTTGGTGAGGTTGAAGACGGAGTTGCCGTCCTCCAGCTTGAGCAGCGGGTCGGAGACGTGGCAGGCGGCGAAGGCCTTGGCGGTGACCTGCACGGCGCTGTCCTGGCTGGGCGggtagaggaagaagagggcgtcGCCGAGCTTGACGGGGACGGACTTGGCCCACCGCACGTACACGTCCGGCTTGCTGGACGGCGGCACCCCCCACGCGTCCAGACCGCCCACCTTGTACTCAGCGGCGGCGCACCCGTCCATGGAGACGCACAGCAGCAGCGCCAGGGCCGCTAGAGTCGCCATTCCCACCGGCGTGCCCATCGTCCGTCCTCTGCTTCCCCAAAGCTCCTCCCTCTGCTTTTTCTTGGATTGGGATTGGTTGTGTCTGGCTGGCTAGATTCCAGATGCGGATTTATGATGAGGAGAGGAGAGGAGCCGGAGTGGAGGAAAGGTAACCAACGGGTAGATTTGACCACGTGACGCGCCGCCCTACCCAGAACCAGATGCGGGCGCCCGGGCCGGGCAGGTAACTGGCCCATCACAAAAAATCGACCCAACCAAATCTTTCGAATCCGTTCCAAATATACGATGGATACGAGACGACGGTCAGAGCACGCCCGACCGCGTCCGTCTG
Protein-coding sequences here:
- the LOC125511681 gene encoding mavicyanin-like, whose protein sequence is MGTPVGMATLAALALLLCVSMDGCAAAEYKVGGLDAWGVPPSSKPDVYVRWAKSVPVKLGDALFFLYPPSQDSAVQVTAKAFAACHVSDPLLKLEDGNSVFNLTKPGRAYFTSAAPGRCRKGQKLSVDVPGADGKLLKPSADDEAALKALSALPPAAAPSEALPSLSPGPDDDDDSAASSMALHRAAGSALSLLAALILMWL